The proteins below come from a single Gossypium raimondii isolate GPD5lz chromosome 2, ASM2569854v1, whole genome shotgun sequence genomic window:
- the LOC105777835 gene encoding nuclear pore complex protein NUP50A — MGDAENALPPSKKRAAGREISRDNPGLDDEEDSSEQETGTFKRASEEVLANRRIVKVRRNQTTSTASANPFSGIRLVPLTEPTATPAAPSSAPESGTITTQVTADAPISSEKEVSEDGKNNVNKSEKSEEGNDLEPEKNSDETEPDNAKSESESIKQSESKKDEPVSDAVADKESAEHKSSVAVNEETQKEANHEKLAGVEAKDEDKKGDETANADNKDKSSENADSTAEGASLSSFQQLSSSQNAFTGLAGTGFSTSSFSFGSTTKDGPTGAFGFGLSTNGNSSLFNTSGTSIVSKSEGSGFPAMQEVPVETGEENEKVVFSADSVLFEFIDGGWKERGKGELKVNVSTAGAERARLLMRARGNYRLILNASLYPDMKLTNMDKRGITFACMNSTGEEKEGLSTFALKFKDASIVEEFRVAVMAHKGNTATVLKTPENSP; from the coding sequence ATGGGAGATGCAGAAAATGCCCTTCCACCTTCAAAGAAGAGGGCTGCTGGAAGAGAAATTTCTCGGGATAACCCTGGACTCGATGATGAGGAAGATTCTTCTGAACAAGAGACTGGAACTTTTAAGAGGGCTAGTGAAGAAGTGTTGGCAAATAGAAGAATTGTCAAAGTTCGGAGAAATCAAACCACTTCAACTGCCTCAGCGAATCCCTTCTCTGGGATTCGCTTGGTCCCCCTTACTGAACCAACTGCTACTCCTGCTGCACCTAGTTCAGCCCCTGAATCTGGCACAATCACCACTCAGGTTACAGCTGATGCACCAATTTCTAGTGAGAAAGAAGTTTCAGAAGATGGgaaaaataatgttaacaaaTCTGAAAAGAGTGAGGAAGGAAATGACCTGGAGCCGGAGAAAAATAGTGATGAAACTGAGCCTGATAATGCAAAGAGTGAAAGTGAGAGTATTAAGCAGTCTGAAAGTAAGAAGGATGAGCCAGTTTCTGATGCTGTTGCTGATAAGGAAAGTGCTGAGCATAAGAGCAGTGTTGCTGTAAATGAAGAAACTCAAAAGGAGGCCAATCATGAAAAACTGGCGGGAGTTGAGGCCAAGGATGAAGATAAGAAAGGTGACGAGACTGCAAATGCTGATAACAAAGATAAGAGTAGTGAAAATGCCGATTCAACTGCAGAAGGTGCATCATTGAGTTCATTCCAACAGCTTTCAAGTAGCCAGAATGCCTTCACAGGACTCGCTGGCACTGGATTTTCTACTTCTTCATTCTCCTTTGGATCTACAACAAAGGATGGTCCTACAGGTGCTTTTGGTTTTGGTCTTTCAACAAATGGAAATTCATCCCTCTTCAACACATCAGGGACTTCAATTGTTTCTAAGAGTGAGGGAAGTGGTTTTCCTGCCATGCAGGAGGTTCCAGTTGAGACAGGAGAAGAGAACGAGAAAGTTGTATTCTCTGCTGATTCTGTGCTGTTTGAATTCATAGATGGGGGTTGGAAAGAGCGTGGGAAGGGAGAACTTAAGGTGAATGTCTCAACAGCTGGGGCTGAAAGAGCCAGGTTGCTCATGAGAGCTAGAGGAAATTACAGGTTGATTCTGAACGCAAGTCTTTACCCAGATATGAAGCTGACAAATATGGACAAGAGAGGTATCACTTTTGCCTGCATGAATAGTACTGGTGAAGAGAAAGAGGGTCTGTCTACATTCGCTTTGAAGTTCAAGGACGCTTCCATAGTCGAAGAGTTCCGTGTTGCTGTAATGGCACACAAAGGTAACACAGCTACTGTTCTGAAGACACCTGAAAATTCCCCTTAA